In the Lepidochelys kempii isolate rLepKem1 chromosome 4, rLepKem1.hap2, whole genome shotgun sequence genome, ggagaatatcttattgcccatatataaatccatggtacgcccacatcttgaatactgcgtacaggtgtggtcccctcatctcaaaaaagatatactggcattagaaaaggtttagaaaaggacaactaaaatgattaggggtttggaacgggtcccatatgaggagagattaaagaggctagatttttcagcttggaaaagaggagactaaggggggatctgatagaggtatataaaatcatgagtggtgtggagaaagtgaataaggaaaagttatttatttgttcccataagaactaggggccaccaaatgaaattaatgggtagcaggtttagaacaaataaaaggaagttcttcttcactcagcacagtcaacatgtggaactccttgcctgaggaggttgtgaaggctaggacaataacagggtttaaaagagaactagataaattcatggaggttaagtccattaatggctattagccaggatgggtaaggaatggtgtccctagcctctatttgtcagaggatggagatggatggcaggagagagatcacaagatcattacctgttaggttcactccctctggggcagctggcattgggcactgtcggtagacagggatactgggctggatggacctttggtctgacccagtagggttattcttatgttcttctgttaACAATTTGATTTGAAAGTGGTTTCCGAGAGACCTTAGGTGTCTACTGAAAGTGCTATCACAGCCTTGGGCCCATCCCTTCTTTAGCCAGCAGGGTCTGCAGGTTTAATAGAAGGGTTAGTCCAGGGCTAGCAGGCTGTGCGGTACATTAATACTGCCCACTGGTGGATTTCTTTGCTCTGGTGATGCGCCATGGGAGATGATCCCCGTCCCTGAATGCTGACTGCACCCGTGGGCTCTTTGAGGCGGTAGGGGAAACGGTGCCAGGGAATACATCACTCATTTCAAATGAGCAGGGGGGAACCTGCTATGGGACACGGGGGCTAGGTTTGCGacagccacccccctccccaccccaccccccaaataagACTAAATAAAGTAACCGCCTCACCCTCACGGGCATCATAACTCCTAGTATACTGGCGTGGCTTGCAAAGCACCAGGCAGCTTGCCAGCGATGAATGCGCGCCGTCAATCGCCGAAGGATTGATAACCGGTTGGCAGCTGGCTGCACGGACCCCGCCCCTGCCGCGCGCCAGCGGGAAGTTTGTCTCGCCCTTGGCGGCCGGCGGCTCTCCCCGCTGCTCGGGGCCGAGCGAAGAAGGGAGGCAAGGCTGCTCCGCGCTCCTCGTCTGCGCATGAGTCACCCCGGGAGGCTGGGGCGGTTTGACTATTTCAGCGGCTGAGCACCGGAGTTGCCGAGCGGCCGAGGAGACGCCGGAGGGGCtcgctgggagctgagcaggcgCCTCCCCCCTGGGGCCGGGGTCgggtcggtcggtcggtcggggaaggggaaggggaaggggaagggaggaacTTCTGCCTGCGGTTTGAAGCGGGCAGGTCGGGTGGGACCTGGGCAGAGGGTGGGCTCGTTTCAGGACCCTGGACAGCGCCGGGCGGGCCGGTCGCTTGTGCTTTCTGGCAGCCGGAGCTTCAGATCCTCCCGGAGTCTCCACCAACATGCCGGCGGATCTCCGGAAGTCCCCCCGAGAGGCACCTGCCATGTCCCCTTGCCGCTCCGTCTCTGAAGCCTGCCTTCTGCTCACCAAGGGGCGCATGGCCACCTGGTAAGAAATGGACTTGGCAGGAGTTCTCTTGGCCTTCTTCCTGGTGCTGGTGCTGGTGATTTCTCTGCTGTCCAACCTCCTGGTGCTGCTATGCTTCATCTACAGTACCGAGCTCCGCAAGCAAGTCCCCGGGGTCTTCCTGGTGAACTTGTCCTTCTGCAACCTGCTCCTGACGGTCTTAAACATGCCCTTCACTTTGCTGGGGATCCTGAGAAACCAGCCGCCCGTCGGTGACTGCATCTGCAAAGCGGTGGGCTTCCTGGAAACTTTCCTCACCTCCAACACCATGCTGAGCATGGCAGCCCTCAGCATAGACAAGTGGATTGCCGTGGTGTTCCCCTTGAGTTACACCAGCAAGATGCGGTACAAAGACGCCGTGATTCTGATGAGCTATTCCTGGATTCATTCCTTGACCTTCCCTTTGGTCTCGCTGTTTTTCTCTTGGGTAGATTACAGCAACGTGTACGCCTCTTGCACCTTGCACCTGAGAGAAGAGACGGAGAGGAGGAGGTTTACCGTGTTCACCATCGTGTTTCACGCCACCAGTTTCATGCTCTCCCTGGTGATACTGTGTTTCACCTACTTAAAGGTGTTTAAAGTGGCCAGGTTCCACTGCAAAAGGATAGACATTATTACAATGCAAACGCTGGTTTTGCTGGTAGATATCCATCCCaggtaatgtgtgtgtgtgtgtgtgtgtatgtt is a window encoding:
- the GPR78 gene encoding G-protein coupled receptor 78, which translates into the protein MDLAGVLLAFFLVLVLVISLLSNLLVLLCFIYSTELRKQVPGVFLVNLSFCNLLLTVLNMPFTLLGILRNQPPVGDCICKAVGFLETFLTSNTMLSMAALSIDKWIAVVFPLSYTSKMRYKDAVILMSYSWIHSLTFPLVSLFFSWVDYSNVYASCTLHLREETERRRFTVFTIVFHATSFMLSLVILCFTYLKVFKVARFHCKRIDIITMQTLVLLVDIHPSVKQRCVNEQKRRRQRATKKISIFIGSFVICFAPYIITRLIELLPFVTINYYWGIVSKCLTYSKAASDPFVYSLLRQQYKKVMINIANRILKRDLYPSSGYNSSLDTENDYCLHRTC